The following coding sequences lie in one Fibrobacterota bacterium genomic window:
- a CDS encoding class I SAM-dependent methyltransferase, which produces MSASEAKLHKVQLTEAKATLLITLYAKALDSRSDRSILHDDKANAMVGAIDYDFEKLNGPGNGNIMVVRAKQMDDWIHGFLKTNPDAIVLNLGCGLDTRISRIKPARKVSWFDVDYPEVIELRKRFFSDSENYRMIASSVTEAGWLPSIPNDRPAMIIAEGLLEYLSEGDVRALFGRLTKHFTHGQMVFDVMNSFAIKSGKAKLKETTGAEHKWAVDDVREVDRMNPGFQRVDDLSVFRAGGVKSLPLKPRLIYRALALVPAFRNMLRLLRYRF; this is translated from the coding sequence ATGAGCGCTTCGGAAGCCAAGCTCCATAAAGTTCAGCTCACGGAAGCAAAAGCCACCCTGCTGATCACGCTTTACGCGAAGGCTCTCGACAGCCGGTCGGATAGATCGATCCTGCATGACGATAAGGCCAACGCCATGGTCGGCGCGATCGATTACGATTTCGAAAAGCTGAACGGCCCCGGCAACGGGAATATCATGGTGGTCAGGGCCAAGCAAATGGACGATTGGATCCATGGGTTCCTGAAAACGAATCCGGATGCGATTGTCCTTAATCTGGGCTGCGGATTGGATACGCGGATCTCCAGGATCAAGCCCGCACGGAAGGTAAGCTGGTTCGATGTGGATTATCCGGAAGTAATCGAATTGAGAAAACGATTCTTCTCGGACTCGGAAAACTACCGCATGATCGCATCTTCGGTAACGGAAGCGGGCTGGTTACCCTCGATTCCGAATGACAGGCCGGCGATGATTATCGCGGAGGGCTTGTTGGAGTACTTGAGTGAAGGTGACGTGCGCGCCTTATTCGGGCGCCTGACGAAGCATTTCACACATGGTCAAATGGTATTCGATGTCATGAATTCCTTCGCCATCAAATCCGGGAAAGCCAAACTCAAGGAAACCACCGGGGCCGAGCACAAATGGGCGGTGGATGATGTTCGCGAAGTCGACAGGATGAATCCGGGATTCCAGCGGGTCGATGACTTATCCGTTTTCCGGGCGGGCGGCGTGAAGTCGCTGCCGCTGAAACCTCGCTTGATTTATCGGGCGCTGGCCTTGGTTCCCGCCTTCAGGAACATGCTTCGTCTGCTCCGATACCGCTTTTGA
- a CDS encoding aldo/keto reductase has product MQQTETVPKVTLNNGVEMPMLGFGVFQVPDAAECERSVYDAIDAGYRLIDTAASYMNEEAVGKAIKRSGVPRAELFITTKLWVQDAGYESGKRAFEKSLKKLGLDYLDLYLIHQPYGDVFGAWRAMEEVYREGRVRAIGVSNFHPDRVMDFIVHSQVVPAVNQIETHPFHQQIAAHKFLAENKVQIESWGPFAEGRNDIFKNPVLVSLAAKHKKTVAQVILRWLIQRGVVAIPKSVRKERIVENFNIFDFELAAEDMDAIKSLDTEKSLFFDHRDPAMVKYLGSRKLNL; this is encoded by the coding sequence ATGCAACAAACGGAAACCGTTCCGAAGGTGACCCTGAACAACGGCGTGGAGATGCCCATGTTGGGATTCGGCGTCTTCCAAGTGCCGGATGCCGCGGAGTGCGAGCGTAGCGTTTACGATGCCATCGACGCCGGCTATCGCCTCATCGATACGGCGGCCTCCTATATGAATGAAGAAGCCGTGGGCAAGGCGATCAAGCGCAGCGGCGTGCCGCGGGCGGAGCTATTCATTACAACCAAGTTGTGGGTGCAGGATGCCGGGTACGAGAGCGGCAAACGGGCCTTCGAAAAATCGCTTAAGAAGCTGGGCCTCGATTATCTGGACCTGTACCTCATCCACCAGCCCTACGGGGACGTGTTCGGCGCCTGGCGGGCGATGGAAGAGGTTTATCGCGAGGGCCGGGTGCGGGCCATCGGCGTAAGCAATTTCCATCCGGATCGGGTCATGGATTTCATCGTCCATAGCCAGGTGGTTCCGGCCGTCAACCAGATTGAAACGCATCCCTTCCATCAGCAGATCGCCGCGCATAAATTCCTTGCGGAGAATAAGGTCCAGATCGAGTCGTGGGGACCTTTCGCGGAGGGGCGCAACGATATCTTCAAGAATCCGGTACTGGTTTCCCTCGCCGCCAAGCACAAGAAGACGGTCGCCCAAGTCATCCTGCGTTGGCTCATCCAGCGGGGCGTGGTAGCCATCCCCAAGTCGGTGCGCAAAGAGCGGATTGTCGAGAACTTCAACATCTTCGACTTCGAACTCGCGGCCGAGGACATGGATGCCATCAAGTCCTTGGATACGGAAAAGAGCCTTTTCTTCGATCACCGGGATCCGGCCATGGTGAAATACCTGGGATCGAGAAAACTCAATCTATAG
- a CDS encoding FAD-dependent monooxygenase codes for MSGHAVIIAGGGPTGMTLAGELALAGIDVAIVERRAGQDVLGRRAGGLHSRTIEAFDQRGIAERFLSQGKVMQIVGFNMVRLDMSDFPTRHNYGLALTQKHIERILAEWIDGLPVTMYRGCEVVGFGQDDSGVNVSISDGRTLRAQYLVGCDGGRSLVRKTAGIAFPGWDATTSWLIADVEYAEEPKWGFHQDATGTHALGRSEEAGRMGVVLVERETEHGGEPTLRDLSDALVSIYGTDFGARNPSSISRFTDMSRQAAAYRDRRILLAGDAAHVHPPIGGQGLNIGVQDAMNLGWKLAQVVKGISPETILDSYQAERHPVAARVLRTTMAQVALRRPDERTKALGDFIAELVVMEEPRKRIAAEMSGLGIHYDLGAGHPLLGRRMPDLDLMTASGPVRVFTLLHDARAVLLNLGEPGVIDIGAWGERVKMIEAKYEGKWELPVLGVVNAPWAILIRPDGYVAWAGGGGRAGLTEAMETWFGGAG; via the coding sequence ATGAGCGGACATGCGGTAATCATCGCCGGCGGGGGCCCGACTGGCATGACGTTGGCGGGCGAACTGGCCTTGGCGGGCATCGACGTCGCCATCGTCGAACGGCGCGCGGGCCAGGACGTCCTCGGCAGGCGCGCGGGCGGACTGCACTCCCGCACCATCGAGGCTTTCGATCAACGAGGGATCGCCGAACGCTTCCTCTCGCAGGGAAAGGTGATGCAGATCGTAGGCTTCAACATGGTCCGGCTGGACATGAGCGACTTCCCCACCCGGCATAACTACGGCCTGGCGCTGACGCAAAAGCACATCGAACGCATCCTGGCCGAATGGATCGACGGGCTGCCGGTGACGATGTATCGCGGATGCGAAGTAGTCGGATTCGGGCAGGACGACTCCGGCGTGAACGTATCGATCTCTGACGGCCGGACGCTCCGGGCCCAGTATCTGGTCGGCTGCGATGGCGGCCGCAGCCTGGTCCGCAAAACGGCCGGCATCGCCTTCCCCGGCTGGGACGCGACGACAAGCTGGCTGATCGCGGACGTCGAATATGCCGAAGAACCGAAATGGGGCTTCCACCAGGACGCTACCGGCACTCACGCCCTGGGGCGGTCGGAGGAAGCGGGACGCATGGGCGTGGTCCTGGTCGAGCGGGAAACCGAACATGGTGGGGAACCGACTTTACGCGATCTCAGCGACGCGCTTGTGAGCATCTATGGAACGGATTTCGGGGCTCGCAATCCTTCGTCGATTTCACGGTTCACCGATATGTCACGTCAGGCCGCAGCCTATCGCGACCGGCGCATCCTATTGGCGGGCGACGCAGCGCATGTGCATCCTCCGATCGGCGGACAGGGCCTCAACATAGGCGTCCAGGATGCGATGAACCTGGGCTGGAAGTTGGCGCAGGTGGTTAAGGGGATATCGCCGGAGACTATCTTGGATAGCTACCAGGCTGAGCGCCATCCGGTGGCCGCGCGAGTGCTGCGCACTACGATGGCGCAGGTCGCGCTGCGCCGTCCGGATGAACGCACCAAGGCCTTGGGCGATTTTATTGCGGAATTGGTTGTAATGGAGGAGCCGCGCAAACGGATTGCCGCGGAGATGTCTGGTTTGGGGATTCATTACGACCTTGGCGCGGGGCATCCTTTGCTTGGACGGCGTATGCCTGACCTCGATTTGATGACAGCGAGCGGGCCGGTGCGGGTGTTTACACTACTACATGATGCGCGAGCGGTGCTGCTGAACCTTGGGGAGCCTGGGGTGATTGACATTGGGGCTTGGGGGGAGCGGGTGAAGATGATCGAAGCGAAGTATGAGGGTAAGTGGGAGCTTCCTGTGCTTGGGGTGGTAAACGCTCCGTGGGCCATATTGATTCGGCCGGATGGGTATGTGGCTTGGGCGGGAGGCGGAGGGCGGGCGGGGCTGACTGAGGCGATGGAGACTTGGTTTGGCGGGGCGGGCG
- a CDS encoding transposase, translating to MIEEILAHCRKGPGGRRLLTAEQKRRIVEGWQQSGLSGPEFCRRHDILLAMLYKWRKDSIRGAKMGIQNDGELFSDAEMDAMRRENDELKKALGEAHLDIKILKKKLEMDALRRAGKKPKITHEDLK from the coding sequence ATGATTGAAGAGATCCTCGCACATTGCAGAAAAGGGCCTGGTGGACGCCGCCTTTTGACCGCTGAACAAAAACGACGTATCGTAGAAGGATGGCAGCAGAGCGGCCTTTCAGGCCCGGAGTTCTGCCGCCGACACGATATCTTGCTTGCCATGCTTTATAAGTGGCGAAAAGATTCCATCCGAGGAGCGAAAATGGGCATCCAGAACGACGGCGAACTCTTTTCCGATGCGGAAATGGACGCAATGCGCAGAGAGAATGACGAGCTGAAGAAGGCCTTGGGCGAAGCCCATCTGGACATCAAGATTTTAAAAAAAAAGTTAGAGATGGATGCCCTAAGACGAGCCGGGAAGAAACCCAAAATTACGCACGAGGATTTGAAGTGA